A single window of Triplophysa dalaica isolate WHDGS20190420 chromosome 14, ASM1584641v1, whole genome shotgun sequence DNA harbors:
- the slc17a8 gene encoding vesicular glutamate transporter 3 has translation MPLGGFAGLKEKVLKPGKEELKNNVGDSMGNLQKKIDGTNVSEEDNFELTEDGRPVAAPKHSPPLLDCGCFGLPKRYIIAMLSGFGFCISFGIRCNLGVAIVEMVNNNTVYINGTAVMQPAQFNWDPETVGLIHGSFFWGYIVTQIPGGFISNKLAANRVFGAAIFLTSVLNMFIPSAARVHYGCVLFVRILQGLVEGVTYPACHGMWSKWAPPLERSRLATTSFCGSYAGAVIAMPLAGILVQYVGWPSVFYIYGVFGIIWYTFWLLLAYNSPAAHPTISEEERMYIEASIGEGANLMSATEKFKTPWRKFFTSMPVYAIIVANFCRSWTFYLLLISQPAYFEEVFGFPISKVGMLSAVPHMVMTIIVPIGGQLADYLRSHKILSTTNVRKIMNCGGFGMEATLLLVVGFSHTRAMAISFLILAVGFSGFAISGFNVNHLDIAPRYASILMGISNGVGTLSGMVCPLIVGALTKHKTRLEWQNVFVIASMVHYSGVIFYAIFASGEKQDWADPESTSDDKCGIIGEDELADETEPIGDSALAIRKKSYGTTDNSTGRKQGWKKKRGVTMQDDEDHGSNHYENGEYQN, from the exons ATGCCGCTGGGGGGGTTTGCGGGTCTGAAGGAGAAGGTGCTTAAACCAGGGAAGGAGGAGTTGAAGAACAATGTTGGTGACTCTATGGGGAACCTACAGAA GAAAATTGATGGGACTAATGTGTCTGAGGAGGATAATTTCGAGCTGACAGAAGATGGTCGGCCAGTGGCAGCGCCTAAACACAGTCCACCCCTGTTGGATTGTGGCTGCTTTGGACTTCCAAAACGTTACATTATCGCCATGCTCAGTGGATTTGGCTTCTGCATCTCATTTGGCATCCGCTGCAACCTGGGTGTGGCCATCGTAGAAATGGTCAACAATAACACTGTCTACATCAACGGGACTGCCGTGATGCAG CCAGCTCAGTTCAATTGGGATCCAGAGACAGTGGGTTTAATACACGGCTCATTCTTCTGGGGCTACATTGTCACTCAAATCCCCGGAGGTTTCATCTCCAATAAACTAGCTGCTAACAG GGTCTTTGGGGCAGCAATTTTCTTGACATCAGTGCTAAACATGTTTATTCCATCAGCTGCCAGGGTCCATTACGGCTGTGTGCTGTTTGTGCGCATCTTACAAGGACTAGTGGAG GGTGTCACATATCCAGCTTGCCATGGTATGTGGAGCAAATGGGCTCCTCCGCTGGAGAGAAGCCGTCTGGCCACTACATCTTTCTGTG GATCTTATGCAGGAGCTGTGATAGCCATGCCGCTGGCTGGAATATTAGTGCAGTATGTGGGCTGGCCCTCTGTCTTCTATATATATG GTGTTTTTGGCATTATATGGTATACCTTCTGGCTCCTGCTCGCTTATAACAGCCCAGCTGCACATCCCACCATCAGTGAGGAAGAAAGAATGTACATAGAGGCCTCCATTGGGGAGGGAGCCAATCTAATGAGTGCTACTGAG AAATTCAAAACTCCTTGGCGTAAATTCTTCACATCTATGCCTGTCTATGCCATTATTGTGGCAAACTTCTGTCGTAGCTGGACCTTCTACCTCCTGCTCATTAGTCAGCCAGCTTATTTTGAAGAGGTCTTTGGCTTCCCCATCAGCAAG GTGGGCATGCTGTCAGCTGTGCCCCACATGGTGATGACGATCATTGTGCCGATAGGAGGCCAGCTGGCTGATTACCTGAGGAGTCATAAAATCCTTTCTACCACAAATGTGCGCAAAATCATGAACTGTGGAG GTTTTGGCATGGAGGCTACACTGTTGCTGGTGGTGGGGTTCTCTCACACACGTGCTATGGCCATCTCATTTCTCATTCTGGCTGTGGGCTTCAGTGGATTTGCGATATCAG GTTTCAATGTAAACCATCTGGACATAGCTCCACGATATGCCAGTATCCTCATGGGCATCTCCAATGGAGTGGGCACCCTGTCTGGAATGGTATGCCCCCTCATCGTTGGAGCGCTCACCAAACACAAG ACTCGTCTAGAGTGGCAGAATGTTTTTGTGATCGCGTCCATGGTGCATTACTCGGGTGTGATCTTCTACGCCATCTTCGCCTCCGGTGAGAAGCAGGACTGGGCTGATCCTGAGAGCACCAGCGATGATAAATGTGGCATCATTGGAGAAGACGAGCTGGCCGATGAGACAGAGCCCATCGGTGATAGTGCCCTGGCAATCAGAAAGAAGTCTTACGGTACCACAGACAATTCCACAGGCCGCAAGCAAGGCTGGAAGAAGAAGAGGGGGGTTACCATGCAAGATGATGAGGATCATGGGTCAAATCATTATGAAAACGGGGAGTATCAAAACTAG